The proteins below are encoded in one region of Enhydrobacter sp.:
- a CDS encoding MFS transporter, translated as MSPNSVPARRPLVPILAACAAAGLLAGASWPLVPLALERQGVDKASIGVIAAAWGIGMLLTATRIPRLAARYGTVPLMVGAVVVGAAVSVAYTFTSSPIVWFALNLTHGAVDGVPWVLSEIWINMVVEERHRSRAMAIYAILIAAGMALGPFVLQAVGVYGPLPFLTCALIALLIALPLLPYWKSAPAIAPQAGSGFVAVVLAAPLAMLAAFSTGVGEQVAFSFLPVYAVGAGVAPKTGALWLSAFVVGNLVLQWPIGWLADRVDRRAVLAGATMASAALVLLLTLAPAHSPIVLVIVLLWGGISFGIYPLGLALLGRRFRHGDIARANTVFSMLYIGGGLVGQPLTGAAMDQFGDVGLGWTLAFFYVVAATGALLALRGSEGDRHVVE; from the coding sequence GTGTCGCCGAATAGCGTCCCGGCGCGCCGGCCGCTGGTGCCGATCCTCGCTGCCTGCGCCGCCGCCGGGCTGCTCGCGGGCGCGTCCTGGCCGCTCGTGCCGCTCGCCCTCGAGCGTCAGGGCGTCGACAAGGCTTCGATCGGCGTCATCGCCGCCGCCTGGGGTATCGGCATGCTGCTGACGGCCACGCGCATTCCCCGTCTCGCGGCCCGGTACGGCACGGTGCCGCTGATGGTCGGCGCCGTCGTCGTGGGCGCGGCGGTCTCGGTGGCTTACACGTTCACCAGCAGCCCCATCGTCTGGTTCGCGCTCAACCTGACGCATGGTGCGGTCGATGGCGTGCCGTGGGTCCTGAGCGAGATCTGGATCAACATGGTCGTCGAGGAACGCCATCGCAGCCGCGCCATGGCGATCTATGCGATCCTGATCGCGGCCGGCATGGCGCTGGGCCCGTTCGTCCTGCAGGCCGTAGGCGTCTACGGGCCGTTGCCGTTTCTCACCTGCGCCCTGATCGCCTTGTTGATCGCGCTCCCGCTGTTGCCGTACTGGAAAAGCGCACCGGCGATCGCGCCGCAGGCGGGAAGCGGTTTCGTGGCCGTCGTCCTCGCCGCACCGCTCGCCATGCTCGCCGCCTTCTCGACCGGGGTCGGCGAGCAGGTGGCGTTCAGCTTCCTGCCGGTCTATGCGGTGGGCGCCGGCGTGGCGCCGAAGACCGGTGCGCTGTGGCTTTCGGCGTTCGTGGTCGGAAATCTCGTCCTGCAATGGCCGATCGGCTGGCTGGCCGACCGCGTCGATCGGCGCGCCGTGCTGGCCGGCGCCACGATGGCCAGCGCCGCACTTGTCTTGTTGTTGACGTTGGCGCCGGCACATTCGCCGATCGTACTGGTCATCGTCCTTTTGTGGGGCGGGATTTCGTTCGGCATCTATCCTCTGGGGCTGGCGCTGCTCGGCCGGCGCTTCAGGCACGGCGACATCGCGCGCGCCAATACAGTGTTCTCGATGCTCTATATCGGCGGCGGCCTTGTCGGCCAGCCGCTGACCGGCGCCGCCATGGACCAATTCGGCGATGTCGGCCTCGGCTGGACGCTGGCCTTCTTCTATGTCGTGGCGGCGACCGGCGCGTTGTTGGCGTTGCGTGGGAGCGAGGGCGATCGGCATGTCGTCGAATAG
- a CDS encoding MFS transporter, which produces MSSNSVVAAPWRALLPVYVACLAFGVQVGASLPLVPLALERRGVDNFTIGLVSAAWGIGMVATAHRIPAAAARIGATPLICLSLLVTAAIAIAFAYTESTLLWFGLSLLSGVSGGVPWVVSEIWINLVVDEGRRGRAVAVYSTLVALGLAVGPVILQVVGVYGPLPFLATAALTLLIAVPLLPSWRTAPVVEESASGGFLRTAMLASVAMLAAFACGLGEQAAFSFLPVYAVAAGVPPQTGAMWLSAFVIGNLALQWPIGWAADHWDRRKVLAICALLSAAMTILLPMIDLHGSGILALLLLWGGISFGIYTVGLALLGQRFTGGDIAAANAAFTILYTVGGLVGRPITGAMMDVAGARGFGPSIAVFYLIAGVGALLALRRRG; this is translated from the coding sequence ATGTCGTCGAATAGCGTTGTTGCGGCGCCATGGCGCGCCCTGCTGCCGGTCTACGTCGCCTGCCTCGCCTTCGGCGTGCAGGTCGGCGCGTCGCTGCCGCTGGTGCCGCTCGCGCTCGAACGACGCGGCGTCGACAATTTCACGATCGGGCTCGTGAGCGCGGCCTGGGGCATCGGCATGGTCGCGACCGCGCATCGCATCCCCGCTGCCGCGGCGCGCATCGGCGCCACGCCGCTCATCTGCCTTTCGCTGCTGGTGACGGCGGCGATCGCCATCGCTTTCGCCTACACCGAAAGCACGCTGCTCTGGTTCGGGCTCAGCCTGCTGTCGGGCGTGTCGGGCGGTGTTCCCTGGGTCGTGAGCGAAATCTGGATCAATCTGGTGGTCGACGAGGGCCGTCGCGGCCGGGCCGTTGCGGTCTACTCGACCCTCGTCGCGCTGGGGCTCGCCGTCGGGCCTGTGATCCTTCAGGTCGTGGGCGTCTATGGGCCGCTGCCTTTCCTGGCGACGGCCGCCCTCACATTGTTGATCGCTGTCCCCTTGCTGCCGAGCTGGCGCACGGCGCCCGTGGTCGAGGAGAGCGCCTCCGGCGGCTTCCTGCGCACGGCGATGCTGGCATCCGTCGCGATGCTCGCGGCCTTTGCCTGCGGCCTGGGCGAGCAGGCCGCCTTCAGCTTCCTGCCGGTCTATGCGGTGGCGGCCGGCGTTCCGCCGCAGACCGGCGCCATGTGGCTTTCGGCCTTCGTGATCGGCAATCTCGCCCTGCAATGGCCGATCGGCTGGGCCGCGGACCATTGGGATCGCCGGAAGGTCCTGGCGATCTGTGCGCTGTTAAGCGCCGCCATGACCATCCTGCTGCCGATGATCGATCTGCACGGCTCGGGCATCCTTGCCCTGCTGCTGCTGTGGGGCGGCATTTCGTTCGGCATCTACACGGTGGGGCTGGCATTGCTCGGCCAGCGCTTCACCGGCGGCGACATTGCCGCCGCCAATGCGGCCTTCACGATCCTCTACACGGTCGGCGGGCTCGTCGGCCGGCCAATCACCGGCGCGATGATGGACGTGGCCGGGGCTCGCGGCTTCGGTCCGTCAATCGCGGTCTTCTACCTGATTGCCGGCGTCGGCGCCTTGCTGGCCTTGCGCCGGCGTGGCTGA
- the meaB gene encoding methylmalonyl Co-A mutase-associated GTPase MeaB — MSPSAAKSSVAADPLLPPLLAGDRRALAQAITLIESTRPDHRERADALLAAVLPHAGKAARLGITGVPGVGKSTLIERFGLSLLERGRSLAVLAIDPSSKRGGGSILGDKTRMEELSRRTAAFIRPSPAGATLGGVARRTREAMLLVEAAGFDTVIVETVGVGQSETAVADMVDMFIVLLLPAGGDDLQGIKRGVIELADLIVVNKADGDLKATARRSAADYKHALRMLRSPTAGWTPEVTTCSAHTGEGVAELWTIVERFNEAVGEKGIARRRAEQARAWMWNEVGETLLAELRKHPDVKRLVSGLERDVESGRCTPAAAARRMLEAFHGR, encoded by the coding sequence ATGAGTCCGTCGGCTGCCAAATCCAGCGTCGCCGCCGATCCGCTGCTGCCACCATTGCTGGCTGGCGACCGGCGGGCGCTTGCCCAGGCGATCACGCTGATCGAGTCGACCCGGCCCGATCACCGCGAGCGTGCCGACGCGCTCCTGGCCGCCGTATTGCCGCATGCCGGCAAGGCGGCGCGGCTCGGCATCACGGGCGTGCCCGGGGTCGGCAAGTCGACCCTGATCGAACGCTTTGGCCTGTCGCTGCTGGAGCGGGGGCGGTCGCTTGCCGTGCTGGCGATCGACCCCTCGTCCAAGCGCGGCGGCGGCTCGATCCTGGGCGACAAGACGCGCATGGAGGAGCTGTCGCGGCGGACTGCAGCCTTCATCCGGCCATCGCCGGCCGGCGCGACACTGGGCGGCGTCGCCCGGCGCACGCGCGAGGCCATGCTGCTCGTCGAGGCGGCGGGCTTCGACACGGTGATCGTCGAGACGGTCGGCGTCGGCCAGTCCGAGACCGCCGTCGCCGACATGGTCGACATGTTCATCGTGCTCTTGTTGCCGGCCGGCGGCGACGATCTGCAGGGCATCAAGCGCGGCGTGATCGAGCTTGCCGACCTGATCGTGGTCAACAAGGCCGATGGCGACCTGAAGGCCACCGCGCGACGCTCGGCCGCCGACTACAAACATGCGCTGCGTATGCTGCGCTCTCCGACCGCGGGGTGGACTCCGGAGGTGACGACCTGCTCGGCGCACACCGGTGAGGGCGTGGCCGAGCTCTGGACGATCGTCGAACGCTTCAACGAGGCGGTGGGCGAGAAAGGCATTGCCCGCCGCCGTGCCGAGCAGGCCCGGGCCTGGATGTGGAACGAAGTGGGCGAGACCCTGCTTGCGGAATTGCGCAAGCATCCCGACGTCAAGCGGCTGGTGAGCGGGCTGGAGCGCGATGTCGAAAGCGGACGCTGCACGCCCGCCGCCGCCGCCCGTCGTATGCTGGAAGCGTTCCATGGCCGCTAA
- a CDS encoding YcgN family cysteine cluster protein, with protein MAAKSLVRRARRAAQKTELPFWKRKTLAQMTKSEWESLCDGCGMCCVNKLEYEGTGELAQTDTCCKLLDPRTARCKDYRNRKKIVPDCIQLTPQVVAKMDWLPKTCAYRLVHFRQDLYWWHPLVSGDPETVHQAGISARGRVIPEDQVEDISERVVDWFA; from the coding sequence ATGGCCGCTAAGTCCCTCGTCCGGCGGGCCCGCCGTGCCGCCCAAAAGACCGAACTGCCGTTCTGGAAGCGCAAGACTCTCGCCCAGATGACCAAATCCGAGTGGGAGTCGCTCTGCGACGGCTGCGGCATGTGTTGCGTCAACAAGCTGGAATACGAGGGCACGGGCGAGCTCGCCCAGACGGATACCTGCTGCAAGCTCCTCGATCCCAGGACCGCGCGCTGCAAGGACTACAGGAACCGCAAGAAAATCGTGCCGGACTGCATCCAGCTCACCCCACAAGTGGTGGCCAAGATGGACTGGCTCCCCAAGACCTGCGCCTATCGCCTGGTCCATTTCCGGCAGGATCTCTACTGGTGGCATCCCTTGGTCTCGGGTGACCCGGAAACCGTGCATCAGGCGGGAATCTCGGCCCGCGGCCGTGTGATTCCGGAGGATCAGGTCGAGGATATCAGCGAAAGGGTCGTGGATTGGTTCGCTTGA
- the rpmB gene encoding 50S ribosomal protein L28, translated as MPRRCALSGKSVQYGHNVSHANNKTKRRFMSNLQVASVLSDMLGHSVRLRLTPRGIKTIEHNGGIDAYLLGTNDGKLSPEMLSLKRRVVSAKAKKDAKKAA; from the coding sequence ATGCCCCGTCGTTGCGCCCTGTCGGGCAAGTCCGTCCAGTACGGCCACAATGTGAGCCACGCCAACAACAAGACCAAGCGCCGGTTCATGTCCAACCTGCAGGTCGCTTCGGTCCTGTCCGACATGCTGGGTCATTCGGTGCGCCTGCGGCTGACGCCGCGCGGCATCAAGACGATCGAGCACAATGGCGGCATCGATGCCTACCTGCTGGGCACCAACGACGGCAAGCTCAGCCCCGAGATGCTCAGCCTGAAGCGCAGGGTCGTCTCGGCCAAGGCCAAGAAGGATGCAAAAAAGGCCGCGTAA
- a CDS encoding IS1182 family transposase, translating into MLKKALPQQIELELVAIEGLVPKDHLLRKIEAVIDFSFIHERVAGLYCPDNGRPPLDPVAMFKALFIGYLFGIRSERQLVREIEVNIAYRWFLGLKLTDPVFDASTLSQNRRRRYNDTSVAQDIFDAIVEQAIRHGLVDGTVLYTDSTHLKANANKNRYDVAVVAKSRSDYWDALDAAIGEDRAAHGKKPLKDKARQPIEKETKVSRTDPESGYMVRDGKPKGFFYLDHRTVDGRLGIITDTYATPANVHDSIVYLGRLDRQRRRFDFNVGAVGLDAGYATTGIAKGLEERGVLGVIGYRRPTPPRSGMMPNKAFHYEAEVDGYRCPQGQLLTYATTDRTGYRHYTSDPAICRACPLLASCTSSANATRLITRHVWAEVRERTDAHRLTPWGKRIYKRRKETVERSFADAKQLHGHRYARFRGLLAVACQCLLAAAAQNIKKIALAMAPIPVPA; encoded by the coding sequence ATGCTGAAGAAGGCGCTACCGCAACAGATCGAACTCGAACTCGTGGCGATCGAGGGTCTGGTTCCGAAGGATCACCTGCTCCGCAAGATTGAAGCGGTGATCGATTTCTCGTTTATCCATGAGCGTGTGGCGGGGCTTTACTGCCCCGACAATGGGCGCCCGCCGCTGGATCCGGTGGCGATGTTCAAGGCCCTGTTCATTGGCTACCTGTTCGGGATCCGCTCCGAACGGCAGTTGGTGCGCGAGATCGAGGTCAACATCGCCTATCGCTGGTTTTTGGGGCTGAAGCTGACCGATCCGGTATTCGACGCCTCGACGCTGTCGCAGAACCGACGCCGGCGCTACAACGACACGTCGGTCGCGCAGGACATCTTCGATGCGATCGTGGAGCAGGCGATCCGTCACGGCCTGGTCGATGGCACGGTGCTGTACACCGACTCGACGCACCTGAAGGCCAACGCCAACAAGAACCGCTATGACGTTGCCGTGGTCGCCAAGTCGCGTTCGGACTATTGGGATGCGCTTGATGCAGCGATCGGGGAGGATCGTGCCGCGCACGGCAAGAAGCCGCTGAAGGACAAAGCGCGCCAGCCGATCGAGAAGGAGACCAAGGTCTCACGCACCGATCCGGAGAGCGGCTACATGGTGCGTGACGGCAAGCCGAAGGGCTTCTTCTATCTCGACCACCGCACGGTCGATGGTCGCCTGGGCATCATCACTGACACCTATGCGACGCCCGCCAACGTGCATGATTCCATCGTGTATCTCGGCCGCCTCGACCGCCAACGCCGCCGCTTCGACTTCAATGTCGGCGCCGTCGGCCTCGATGCCGGTTATGCGACCACTGGCATTGCCAAGGGCTTGGAGGAGCGCGGTGTACTGGGCGTGATCGGCTATCGCCGACCGACGCCGCCGCGATCCGGCATGATGCCGAACAAGGCCTTCCACTATGAGGCAGAGGTGGATGGCTATCGGTGTCCGCAGGGCCAGCTTCTCACCTACGCCACCACCGATCGCACCGGATATCGACACTACACCAGCGATCCGGCCATTTGCAGAGCCTGCCCGTTGCTCGCTTCCTGTACGTCCAGCGCCAACGCAACGCGCCTGATTACCCGTCATGTCTGGGCCGAGGTTCGCGAGCGCACCGACGCTCATCGGCTGACCCCTTGGGGCAAGCGCATCTACAAGCGACGCAAGGAGACGGTCGAACGCTCCTTCGCTGATGCCAAGCAACTCCACGGCCACCGCTATGCCCGCTTCCGTGGTCTCCTCGCCGTGGCCTGCCAGTGCTTGCTGGCTGCCGCTGCCCAGAACATCAAGAAAATCGCTCTCGCAATGGCGCCTATCCCCGTTCCGGCCTGA
- a CDS encoding esterase-like activity of phytase family protein, with translation MLLLAVACAAVPPAAPVDAQSLPIEIGAQQEPFRLDASAERQVGRLIWRGGLSLSASSANFGGWSDLSVTPDGRRLTSVSDVGGWFTATIEYDQDGNLAGLSDGRIGPLRQPDGRPLAAKDWADAEAMTHMPDGSWMVSFERHHRLWRYPTLDGIPVAVDLPLEFRRQPFNGGVEALSALPDGRLVAISERYSVRPGFNVGWIGVPSGEGHYAWSRFEYATAPSFHPTAITRLPDGSFALLERAFDIVRGVRVRVMQFEARQLAPGAAVHARELAFLASPYAVDNLEGLSAATGSHGETLLWLISDNNFNPLQRNLLLMFELAK, from the coding sequence TTGCTCTTGCTTGCGGTCGCCTGCGCCGCCGTTCCGCCGGCGGCGCCGGTCGATGCCCAGTCGTTGCCGATCGAGATCGGCGCGCAGCAGGAACCGTTCAGGCTCGACGCCTCCGCCGAGCGGCAGGTCGGCCGCCTGATCTGGCGCGGCGGGCTTTCGCTCAGCGCCAGCTCGGCCAACTTCGGCGGCTGGTCGGACCTGAGCGTGACGCCCGACGGTCGTCGTCTCACCTCGGTCTCCGACGTCGGCGGCTGGTTCACAGCCACCATCGAGTACGACCAGGACGGCAATCTCGCGGGGTTGAGCGATGGCCGGATCGGGCCGCTGCGCCAGCCCGACGGCAGGCCGCTGGCCGCCAAGGACTGGGCCGATGCGGAGGCCATGACGCATATGCCCGACGGCTCGTGGATGGTGTCGTTCGAGCGCCACCACCGCCTCTGGCGTTATCCCACGCTCGATGGCATTCCGGTCGCCGTCGACCTGCCCTTGGAGTTCCGCCGCCAGCCGTTCAACGGCGGTGTCGAGGCTCTGTCCGCCCTGCCTGACGGCCGCCTGGTCGCGATCAGCGAGAGATATTCGGTGCGGCCAGGCTTCAACGTCGGCTGGATCGGCGTGCCGTCGGGCGAGGGCCATTATGCCTGGAGTCGTTTCGAGTACGCGACCGCGCCGTCGTTCCATCCGACGGCGATCACGCGGTTGCCGGACGGCTCGTTCGCCCTCCTCGAACGCGCCTTCGACATCGTGCGCGGCGTGCGGGTCAGGGTCATGCAGTTCGAGGCCCGCCAGCTCGCGCCCGGCGCCGCCGTCCATGCCAGGGAGCTGGCCTTTCTCGCCTCGCCCTATGCCGTCGACAATCTGGAAGGCCTGTCCGCCGCCACGGGATCGCACGGAGAGACCCTGCTCTGGCTGATCTCGGACAACAACTTCAACCCGTTGCAGCGCAATCTGCTGCTGATGTTCGAGCTGGCAAAGTAA
- the cobT gene encoding cobaltochelatase subunit CobT, translating to MAKDTTPLEEFRRVTATTMRAISRRDVNVSFVPDGGSLLGQEARITVPARDLPVEDVSRVRGEADSMALKLRHHDRKMHLRRVPRGETARAIFEAVEQVRVEALGARRMAGVADNLAALWRQRSDQRGHARIKTKDDAPIADVIGLIAREQLLGAAPPESAKAMVDMWRADVESAAGRDFQKLKDALSNQDAFARAARQLIRDLKLGDESADLQDEDPEDSQDQENADGQSNETGDDQSDSSETQGYGAQGEETEDASEQEDASETVADQAQTEMQMGSGDEEEPGRAERPWLPPGALSNEPLGQQYHAYTTKFDEIVEADQLCDAEELGRLRNHLDQQLSHLQGVIGKLANRLQRRLLAQQNRAWEFDLDEGMLDAARLTRIITNPMHSLSYKQEKDTNFRDTVVSLLIDNSGSMRGRPITVAAMSADILARTLERCGVKVEILGFTTRAWKGGQSREQWLAAGKPANPGRLNDLRHIIYKPADAPWRRARKSLGLMLREGILKENIDGEALLWAHNRLLPRTEERKILMVISDGAPVDDSTLSVNPGNYLERHLRDVIDWIETRSPVELIAIGIGHDVTRYYRRAVTIVDADQLGGTMMEQLAALFDEEDNKDVRAARVARSGHKPGSRRAA from the coding sequence ATGGCCAAGGACACGACTCCGCTCGAGGAGTTCCGCCGCGTCACCGCCACCACCATGCGGGCGATCTCGCGCCGGGATGTGAACGTCTCGTTCGTGCCCGACGGCGGTTCGCTGCTGGGCCAGGAGGCGCGCATCACCGTGCCGGCGCGCGACCTTCCGGTGGAGGATGTCAGCCGCGTCCGCGGCGAGGCGGATTCGATGGCGCTGAAGCTGCGCCATCACGACCGCAAGATGCATCTGCGCCGCGTGCCGCGCGGCGAGACCGCGCGGGCGATCTTCGAGGCGGTGGAGCAGGTGCGCGTCGAGGCCCTCGGCGCACGCCGCATGGCGGGCGTTGCCGACAATCTCGCGGCGCTGTGGCGCCAGCGTTCGGATCAGCGGGGCCATGCCCGGATCAAGACCAAGGACGATGCCCCGATCGCCGATGTGATCGGCCTGATCGCACGCGAGCAGCTTCTGGGGGCGGCGCCGCCGGAATCGGCCAAGGCGATGGTCGACATGTGGCGCGCCGATGTCGAGTCCGCCGCCGGCCGCGACTTCCAGAAGCTCAAGGACGCGCTTTCCAACCAGGACGCCTTTGCCCGCGCCGCGCGCCAGCTCATCCGCGATCTGAAGCTCGGCGACGAATCGGCGGATCTGCAGGACGAGGATCCCGAGGACTCGCAGGACCAGGAGAACGCCGACGGGCAGTCCAACGAGACAGGCGACGACCAGAGCGACTCCAGCGAGACCCAGGGCTACGGCGCGCAGGGCGAGGAAACCGAGGATGCCTCCGAGCAGGAGGACGCCTCCGAGACCGTCGCCGACCAGGCGCAGACCGAGATGCAGATGGGCTCGGGCGACGAGGAGGAACCCGGTCGCGCCGAACGGCCGTGGCTGCCGCCGGGGGCACTCAGCAACGAGCCGCTCGGCCAGCAGTATCACGCCTACACGACCAAGTTCGACGAGATCGTCGAGGCCGACCAGCTCTGTGACGCCGAGGAACTCGGCCGCCTGCGCAACCACCTCGACCAGCAGCTCTCGCATCTGCAGGGCGTCATCGGCAAGCTCGCCAACCGCCTGCAGCGCCGGTTGCTGGCGCAGCAGAACCGGGCCTGGGAATTCGACCTCGACGAGGGCATGCTCGATGCGGCGCGGCTCACGCGCATCATCACCAACCCGATGCACTCGCTGTCCTACAAGCAGGAAAAGGACACGAACTTCCGCGACACCGTGGTGTCGCTGCTGATCGACAATTCGGGCTCGATGCGCGGCCGGCCGATCACCGTGGCGGCGATGAGCGCCGACATCCTGGCGCGCACGCTGGAGCGCTGCGGCGTCAAGGTCGAGATCCTGGGCTTCACGACGCGCGCCTGGAAAGGCGGCCAAAGCCGCGAGCAGTGGCTCGCCGCCGGCAAGCCCGCCAATCCGGGCCGCCTCAACGATCTGCGCCACATCATCTACAAGCCGGCCGACGCGCCGTGGCGGCGGGCGCGCAAGAGCCTCGGCCTGATGCTGCGCGAGGGCATCCTCAAGGAGAACATCGACGGCGAGGCGCTGCTGTGGGCGCACAACCGCCTGCTGCCGCGGACGGAGGAGCGCAAGATCCTGATGGTGATCTCCGACGGCGCGCCGGTCGACGATTCGACGTTGTCGGTCAATCCCGGCAACTATCTCGAACGCCATCTGCGCGACGTCATCGACTGGATCGAGACGCGATCGCCGGTCGAGCTGATCGCAATCGGCATCGGCCACGATGTGACGCGCTACTACCGGCGTGCGGTCACCATCGTCGACGCCGATCAGCTCGGCGGCACGATGATGGAGCAGCTCGCCGCCTTGTTCGACGAGGAGGACAACAAGGACGTTCGCGCCGCCCGCGTCGCGAGGTCTGGCCACAAGCCAGGCAGCCGTCGCGCGGCCTGA
- the cobS gene encoding cobaltochelatase subunit CobS → MASTTTATRQNISGVPDIKVSARQVFGIDTDMEVPAFSTVTEHVPAVDDAYLFDHDTTMAILAGFAFNRRVMVQGYHGTGKSTHIEQVAARLNWPCIRINLDSHISRIDLIGKDAIVLRDGKQVTEFREGILPWALQNPTALVFDEYDAGRADVMFVIQRVLEVEGKLTLLDQNKVIHPHPAFRLFSTANTVGLGDTTGLYHGTQQINQGQMDRWSIVTTLNYLPHEQEVNIVAAKTPSYDNEEGRKIISAMVALADLTRAGFIAGDISTVMSPRTVITWAENARIFGGDIGFAFRLTFLNKCDEVERSTLAEYYQRCFGRDLPPSSGKGGKLH, encoded by the coding sequence ATGGCTTCTACCACGACCGCCACCCGCCAGAACATCTCGGGGGTGCCGGATATCAAGGTCTCCGCCCGCCAGGTGTTCGGCATCGACACCGATATGGAGGTGCCTGCCTTCAGCACCGTCACGGAGCACGTGCCCGCGGTCGATGACGCCTACCTGTTCGATCACGACACCACGATGGCGATCCTTGCAGGCTTCGCCTTCAATCGCCGCGTCATGGTCCAGGGCTATCACGGCACCGGCAAGTCGACCCACATCGAGCAGGTCGCCGCCCGCCTCAACTGGCCCTGTATCCGCATCAACCTCGACAGCCACATCAGCCGCATCGACCTGATCGGCAAGGATGCGATCGTGCTGCGCGACGGCAAGCAGGTGACGGAGTTCCGCGAAGGCATCCTGCCGTGGGCGCTGCAGAACCCGACGGCGCTGGTGTTCGACGAGTACGATGCCGGCCGCGCCGACGTCATGTTCGTGATCCAGCGCGTGCTCGAGGTCGAGGGCAAACTGACGCTGCTCGACCAGAACAAGGTGATCCACCCGCATCCGGCGTTCCGCCTGTTCTCGACGGCCAACACGGTCGGCCTCGGCGACACGACCGGCCTCTATCACGGCACGCAGCAGATCAACCAGGGCCAGATGGACCGCTGGTCGATCGTCACCACGCTCAACTACCTGCCGCACGAGCAGGAGGTGAACATCGTAGCGGCCAAGACGCCATCCTACGACAACGAGGAGGGCCGCAAGATCATTTCGGCCATGGTGGCGCTCGCCGACCTCACCCGGGCGGGCTTCATCGCCGGCGACATCTCGACCGTGATGTCGCCGCGTACGGTGATCACCTGGGCTGAAAACGCGCGCATCTTCGGCGGCGACATAGGCTTCGCTTTCCGACTGACCTTCCTCAACAAGTGCGACGAGGTCGAGCGCAGCACGCTTGCCGAATATTACCAGCGCTGCTTCGGCAGGGACCTGCCGCCAAGCAGCGGCAAGGGCGGCAAGCTGCACTGA